AGTGTGGAAATAGGTTTCAAAATGCTACTCTTACCATATTTTTGTACGATACTTGTACTACCTCTTTAATAGAGATAGAACTCACATGTGTTGGTATGCTCTACTTCTATTAGAGAGATATTACAAATGTGaaatgaaaaatatgataaatatAACTTTACTCTTTGTAACTAGCAATCGTCATTGTCCTTTGTAAACGGATGAACTTTCACAAAAACAATTATTGTTTCGAATAATTAGTAAAGACAAGTTCACTGTCTTGCCCTGATTTCTTAAAACAGATGAACTTGCTCTTAGATtggagtttttgttttttagatGAAGGTCCTAGGTTGCAGATAAAAATCATTAATCAAGAAGCTTCTTGACTTTTGACCGAAATAAATTCATGTTTTGTCTAGCAACATAACTGTATATGGTACGAGAACATTACAGTTCAACACATGGCATGCGATTTACGCACAGACTTGAGCTACTCCAACGAATGATCATGGATCACTGAATTTTGTGCATTTATTTCGAGAAATTTCTTCTTTTCCTGATACgagcaacttttttttttttaggaaagtgATATGAGcaactttggcacacaaaaatTCCACACATAGGAAAATATAACACCATGACTTGGATCTCGGCTTGGACAGACACACAGACACAAATAGAACTACATATGattgcacagagagagagagagagagagagagaatgagagagatgaggTTTTCCTTCTCCAATAAATGTGAGCAGCAAATGCAGGAAATTATCCCATGAATAAAACAGGTGTCCAATTCTGGTAAGTGGTTACCTCTTTGTAAATAAATGATCACAAGTGAGAAGAAGCATTGCCAAGTGTGAAATGCGTGTGACtctgtgtgtgagagagagatatgTGGACATACTCCTTGAATGGTGGCACTCAGGCACTGGCTGTAATGCAGATccaaaaatcaaactcaagattattgatataaaatatcaaactttagattattaatatatatatatatatgtatatatacagaGAACCTTGGATTCCATTTTCTTAAAGAAGATGGGGATTACTGGTTGAGCTCAcgccatcaattttttttttttttttttttttttttttgaaatagaacCAAGGCAGAAGCCAAAATAGCAAGAGAGCCAACGAATGACGAACACCAAACAGGCACAAAGATAAAAGACTTAGTCTACAACACACGATGCCATAAATTAATTCATTGTGATATCTTCGGTTGTAGATAAATATCTCTCCATCTCACATATGGAAAAATAAAACTCAAACACATAATTACTCATATAGCATAGATGAAATTCACCCAGTAACAAACTCACAAATTTATAAGATACTAGTTTTACATAATCTAGTTGAATATTATAATCACAATAATCACAATCACAATGGTGTATTTTTGGTCGTTCAAGGGAATGTAGACTTTTTTTTCGATATATTAAGAGAGAAATAAAATTGAACTAGAGACTCTAATGAACGAGAGAGTCAATGATCTTAATCAGCTATAAAGCTAGACTTGTATGTGTGGTGGAACTTATATTAGAAGAGTCTAAGATCATTTCTTGCTATCATATTTTGAGTCTTAGCCCACTCTCTTCTTCTTTaacgtagataatatcgtttgtcaaaaaaaaaaaaatcatttcccATAAATACATGCTTACCCTTAAAAACACACTTGCCCTATAAATAATGCTTACCCTTAAAATCATGTTTTACCAAGTTGACATTttttattaggaaaactaatgaaaatggcttaaaaattttgagttttaacgataaagacaaaataaaggataaagtgaatagtatcaggtttgactttttagtgtaaaaatatgatctttcgttaaagtaaatagtattgtgagtttttcgttaaaacacCATTTTTTATATAGCTATAAGTTGAGAAGGCTGGAGTTTGTACCCTGAACACCACGACCCCTTTAACTTgttgaaaaaaggaaatgagTGAAAAAAAGGCTCATATCACATACCAAATAAGTCTTTCTTTTGGttatccaaaataataaaaataaataaataagtctTTCTTTTGATTAGGAGATACCAATTAAGTATCTCACACAAGAAGTTTATCCTTCCCAATAACAAGAGCTCCAAAAGCACCATACTACTACTAAACACTACCATAGAAGTAGAACTGTTGAGTCATTTGACATAAAGGTGTACTATCTGGAgggaagggggagagagagggaaccCATTCCTCACAATTTAAGTCACTCCCCCACTCTTCTCTgagaaatctagagagagattCAAATTATACATTGACAGTTCCAAACACCTCTCTTCAATGTTGTCATCAACAGGTAGTGACCAGACCAACCACAACACAACCAGTACTTCATCCTGGTCCTCCTCGTCATCCCCATCGCCATTTTCACAACCCTCCTCCTTCCAAACCCCACAAAGAACCATGGAAGAGGTTTGGAAAGACTTCAATCTTGCCTCTCTCACTGATCCCACCACCCAAATCAGATCCTCATCCTCCACCTCACCACTCCTCCAAATTAACCTCCCCAATGGGCCCCACCAgggccaccaccaccacccaaaCTTCAGAAATATGACCCTTCAAGACTTCCTTGCCAGACCCTTTGCCCATGACtcaccagcagcagcagccgCCTTGGTCTCCGCCGCTGCAAGCCCTCCCTCTCCTCTTGCTCCAGCCGCCCCAACTCTTCTCGGCCTGAACAATCCTGGCTCAGAGTTTCAGCTCTTTTATGCCTCTGACTCCCTCAGGCCTCCGAGCTCCGGCTTCATTGATCATCATCAGGCAAACCATAATAACATTTCTAGCAGTGTTTCTAACTCTTTCAGTGGTTGCCCATTTGAGAGCTTGGCTGCTTCCTCCTTCGGCTTGCCTTCTTTTGGAAAGAGATCATTCACTGAATCTGATAACAGCAATTCCGGTGGAGATCGAAGACATAAGCGTATGATCAAGAACCGAGATTCTGCTGCTCGATCTAGGGCTAGAAAGCAGGAATGTATCTCTCCAGTATTGGTTATTATAAGATATAAGAAAAACAGGAACCATATTTTATAAATCATATAATGCGACAGTTAATGATAAAATCATTAAAGAATTAATCTAATTATCAACCTTCACATTACGTGATATacaaaatttactttttaacatttttcttcatataatcccatttatcattttattacCCTTATGCTTTGGGTTAGTGTAGTCGTTAGGGTGGATAAAGTCTTTATGTGACAAAACATgtctttggcttttttttttgttttgtaaagtctttatggttttgtttgttcttatttagttttatgaaaattCTAATATGCTTGGCGTATGTTAGAACATCCATTTCATGGGTTGTAGGTTTTTGTAGTTTTATTATCCTTTTGAGTCTGGTGCTTTAGTTGGTCGCCTGATTTTTGGTTGGTATGAACAGGCTTACACAAATGAGTTGGAGTTAAAAGTTGCACATTTGATGGAAGAGAATGCAAGACTCAAGGGACAGCTAGAACAGGTGATGAGAACATAAGACCGAGTAAAATTCTACttttagaaaaattaattatatgttTTTCTGCGATTTTGACATCTGTTTGTTTGGTGGGAAAATGTATATGCAGTTAATTGCAGCAGCGTCTCAACAACCCAAAAGGCACAATCTTCATCGAACATCAACAGCTCCATTTTGAGAAATCTCAGTGCCTTGCTTTCTGGTTTGAAGGTCTTCCTTTTGAGTTAAGACTTCATAGTAGTAGTTCCAATGTGGGGGGCATCAATGTTTTGCGGTAATATTAAGGTGGTGAGTGCCTTTTCCTTCTGTAGatgttttagggtttagaaTATTATAACAATGACTCTCTGTATCTGGGGAAAAATAAGTAATTCCCCAAGATGAAGGTTGTTGCCTCTATCGTTTTCTTTACTTGTGATTGCAATTTTCTCTCTTTATGTACATACAAATTACAGTACAAGTCATCAGAATAAATGAATCTACTTTTAGTGTTCTAATTTGAGTTCTTAATATCGAATTTAAGAATAATTGACCATAATATGCAACACAAATAACAGTTTCTGCAAACATATGAAACTCTAGTGTTGTGCGCAAAGAAGAAAGAACCAAGTGTTtcttttataggaaaaaatccATATTTTCCGTTCTCATggaaggaaagggatcctctcctaaTCCCGTCCTTCTAATCCACCAAGTCCGGTGATTTggatatttgaaatttgatccaacggctacaaatagggatttattttaaaaattatactaactttagccgttatatcaaattttaacgatccgaatCTCTAGATTTGggggattaggaggaagggttCCAGAGAGAATCCCTTTCCCTCGTGGAATTATAGAAGTGATTACATATGGGCCAATTGCTTTTTAAACCTTCCGATCACTTTATCTTGATCAAGCCTATTGAGGAAGTCACTTGTACAAACTCTGGGTTTTGTTTCACTTCCTCTTCTGGTGGCAGCCATTGTTATCTGATGCTGTCGGTTTGTATTTTGGCTTCGGCTTGTCTTGGTTATTGAGTTACTTTGCCAAGCTTGCCATGATCCAATAGGAATATAGGATGACCTGAAGGGAGCATCGTTGACAATGTGGGGCTAACCATTAATGGCAATTAGCAAGTAAAAGGTCTTATTTAAACCCATATATGAGTGCTaagtaaataataataatatatgttttttgaCAATCATTAAAATTATGGGAAGAAAGATTAAGATTCGAAGTTGAGTGTGTGAGGTAGAACACAACTAATTTTACTAAATCCGTCTATTGTAAATAATAATATGTTCGTAAGTTATTTCCTTGTAACAATCAAATTTGGATTTTGCTTT
Above is a window of Malus sylvestris chromosome 15, drMalSylv7.2, whole genome shotgun sequence DNA encoding:
- the LOC126604908 gene encoding protein FD-like, which translates into the protein MLSSTGSDQTNHNTTSTSSWSSSSSPSPFSQPSSFQTPQRTMEEVWKDFNLASLTDPTTQIRSSSSTSPLLQINLPNGPHQGHHHHPNFRNMTLQDFLARPFAHDSPAAAAALVSAAASPPSPLAPAAPTLLGLNNPGSEFQLFYASDSLRPPSSGFIDHHQANHNNISSSVSNSFSGCPFESLAASSFGLPSFGKRSFTESDNSNSGGDRRHKRMIKNRDSAARSRARKQECINELELKVAHLMEENARLKGQLEQLIAAASQQPKRHNLHRTSTAPF